The following coding sequences are from one Vibrio syngnathi window:
- the rlmE gene encoding 23S rRNA (uridine(2552)-2'-O)-methyltransferase RlmE: MSKQKHSASSGRWLKEHFDDKYANEARKKGYRSRAYFKMEEIQTKDKLLTPGMTIVDLGAAPGGWSQYAAKIIGDNGQIIACDLLPMDPIAGVSFLQGDFREEAVLDALLERIQPNMVDVVMSDMAPNIAGNNSVDQPRAMYLVELALDMCRQVLATNGSFVVKVFQGEGFDQYVKDVREMFKTVKVRKPDSSRARSREVFIVATGYKG; this comes from the coding sequence ATGAGCAAACAGAAACACTCGGCCAGTTCGGGCCGTTGGTTGAAGGAACACTTCGACGACAAGTACGCAAATGAAGCCAGAAAAAAAGGCTATCGTTCGCGTGCTTATTTCAAAATGGAAGAGATTCAAACGAAAGATAAATTGCTGACTCCAGGGATGACCATTGTGGATTTGGGTGCAGCGCCTGGCGGTTGGTCTCAATATGCTGCTAAGATTATCGGAGACAACGGTCAAATCATTGCGTGTGACTTATTACCAATGGATCCGATTGCCGGAGTGAGTTTTTTACAAGGCGATTTCCGAGAAGAAGCTGTGCTAGATGCCCTTCTGGAACGTATACAACCAAACATGGTTGATGTCGTGATGTCTGATATGGCACCTAATATAGCAGGCAACAATTCTGTGGATCAGCCAAGAGCTATGTATTTAGTTGAATTAGCTTTGGATATGTGTCGACAAGTTCTAGCTACCAATGGTAGTTTTGTTGTAAAAGTATTCCAAGGCGAAGGGTTTGACCAATATGTTAAGGACGTCCGTGAGATGTTTAAAACAGTCAAAGTTAGAAAACCCGACTCTTCTCGAGCTCGCTCTCGTGAAGTGTTTATCGTAGCAACTGGTTACAAAGGTTAA
- the secG gene encoding preprotein translocase subunit SecG — protein MFTVLLVIYLLAALGVIGLVLIQQGKGADMGASFGAGASNTVFGAGGSGNFLTRMTAIFATTFFILSLVLGNMSTHKTESQWIDPTQGQVIQQAEDAVSEVPAQGDEIPQ, from the coding sequence ATGTTTACAGTTCTACTTGTGATTTACCTGTTGGCAGCGCTTGGTGTAATTGGCCTAGTGTTGATTCAACAAGGTAAAGGCGCAGATATGGGAGCCTCTTTCGGTGCTGGCGCTTCAAACACTGTGTTTGGTGCTGGTGGCTCAGGAAATTTCCTTACCCGAATGACTGCAATTTTTGCAACTACATTTTTTATCCTTAGCTTAGTGCTTGGTAATATGTCTACACATAAAACTGAGTCACAATGGATTGACCCGACCCAAGGTCAGGTGATTCAACAAGCTGAAGATGCAGTGAGTGAAGTTCCGGCGCAAGGCGACGAAATTCCACAATAA
- the glmM gene encoding phosphoglucosamine mutase has protein sequence MSDKRRYFGTDGVRGKVGQYPITPDFVLKLGWAAGRVLAKQGTKKVIIGKDTRISGYMLESALEAGLAAAGLQATFTGPMPTPAVAYLTQTFRAEAGIVISASHNPFYDNGIKFFSSEGTKLSDDIELAIEAELDRDIECVESSELGKAVRLNDAAGRYIEFCKSTFPHKMTLAGMKIVVDCAHGATYHIAPAVFKELGAEVVAIGVEPNGTNINHEVGATDVRALQAKVVEEKAALGLGFDGDGDRIIMVDELGNKVDGDQIAYIIARDALRRGELKGGVVGTLMTNLGMENGLKQLGIPFVRAAVGDRYVMEQLLAKGWKIGAENSGHVILLDKVTTGDAIVAALQVLASVVDSEMTLNELSQGMTLYPQVLENVRFSGDSNPLEAEAVKAAVIEVETELGEKGRVLLRKSGTEPLLRVMVEGEDAELVQSSALKIADAVKANC, from the coding sequence ATGTCTGATAAAAGACGTTACTTCGGCACAGATGGTGTACGTGGAAAAGTGGGCCAGTACCCAATCACACCTGATTTTGTTTTGAAGCTTGGCTGGGCTGCCGGTCGTGTTCTTGCAAAGCAGGGCACAAAGAAAGTTATCATTGGTAAAGATACTCGTATCTCTGGCTACATGCTTGAGTCCGCACTAGAAGCGGGACTTGCCGCAGCTGGTCTTCAAGCTACGTTTACTGGTCCAATGCCAACACCTGCCGTTGCTTACCTAACACAAACTTTCCGTGCTGAAGCGGGGATTGTTATCTCTGCATCGCACAACCCCTTTTATGACAACGGCATTAAGTTCTTCTCTTCTGAAGGCACTAAATTGTCGGATGACATTGAACTCGCCATCGAAGCTGAGCTAGACAGAGATATCGAGTGCGTGGAATCTTCAGAATTAGGTAAAGCGGTACGCCTAAATGATGCTGCAGGCCGTTATATTGAATTTTGTAAAAGTACATTCCCACACAAAATGACGCTAGCTGGAATGAAAATTGTGGTGGATTGCGCGCATGGTGCGACTTACCACATTGCACCGGCTGTATTTAAAGAACTGGGTGCTGAGGTTGTTGCAATTGGTGTGGAGCCAAATGGCACTAACATCAACCATGAAGTGGGTGCGACAGATGTGCGTGCTCTACAAGCTAAAGTGGTTGAAGAGAAAGCAGCACTAGGCCTTGGTTTTGATGGCGACGGTGATCGTATCATCATGGTTGACGAGCTAGGCAATAAAGTTGATGGTGACCAAATCGCCTACATTATTGCTCGCGATGCACTGCGTCGTGGTGAGTTGAAAGGCGGAGTTGTTGGTACGCTAATGACCAACCTTGGTATGGAAAATGGCCTTAAGCAGTTAGGTATTCCATTTGTACGTGCTGCTGTTGGTGACCGTTATGTTATGGAACAACTTCTAGCTAAAGGCTGGAAGATCGGTGCTGAGAACTCGGGGCACGTTATCCTATTAGATAAAGTGACGACAGGTGATGCTATCGTTGCTGCTCTGCAAGTATTGGCCTCAGTTGTCGATAGTGAAATGACACTGAATGAGCTTTCTCAAGGTATGACGTTATACCCTCAAGTTCTAGAAAATGTTCGTTTTAGTGGTGATTCAAACCCACTAGAAGCAGAGGCTGTGAAAGCGGCTGTTATTGAAGTCGAGACGGAACTCGGTGAGAAAGGCCGTGTGCTATTACGCAAATCGGGTACTGAGCCACTACTGCGCGTAATGGTCGAAGGTGAAGACGCTGAACTTGTTCAGAGTTCTGCACTGAAAATTGCTGATGCGGTAAAAGCGAATTGCTAA
- the infB gene encoding translation initiation factor IF-2, which produces MTQLTVKALSEEIGTPVDRLIEQLADAGMKKAGSDQVTDSEKQTLLTHLKKEHGDTSGETEPTRLTLQRKTRSTLSVAAGGGKSKDVQVEVRKKRTYVKRSTIEDEAKREAEEVANREAEEKAQRDAEEQAKRDAAEKAQREAEAKVTREADAKREAEEKAQRAQAEKAKKDMNSKNADANAQAKKEADELKARQEQEATRKAEAEAAKLVEEARKLAEENQERWSEEEKKKKEQEKSADYHVTTSTYAREAEDAADKKDEKAPRRRKKKPAPATQPGNNRGGRNQRGRGGKGKLAKPTSMQQGFDKSATVAKSDVAIGETIVVSELASKMSVKATEVIKVMMKMGAMATINQVIDQETAQLVAEEMGHKVILRKENELEEAVLADRDSDAIAEGRAPVVTIMGHVDHGKTSTLDYIRKAHVASGEAGGITQHIGAYHVDTDNGMITFLDTPGHAAFTAMRARGAQATDIVVLVVAADDGVMPQTIEAIQHAKAAGVPLIVAVNKIDKEGANPDNVKNELAQYDVIPEEWGGENIFVHISAKQGTNIDGLLESILLQSEVLELTAVKEGMASGVVVESRLDKGRGPVATVLVQSGTLNKGDIVLCGQEYGRVRAMRDENGKDIETAGPSIPVEILGLSGVPASGDEATVVRDERKAREVANYRQGKFRDVKLARQQKAKLENMFANMTAGEVAELNVVLKADVQGSVEAIADSLLKLSTDEVKVNIVGSGVGGITETDATLAAASNAIILGFNVRADATARNTVQNENLDLRYYSIIYQLIDEVKQAMGGMLAPEFRQEIIGLAQVRDVFKSPKLGAIAGCIVTEGTIKRSNPIRVLRENVVIYEGELESLRRFKDDVQEVKNGYECGVGVKNYNDVRVGDQIEVFEIVEVKRTLD; this is translated from the coding sequence ATGACACAATTAACAGTTAAAGCACTGAGTGAAGAGATTGGTACGCCAGTTGACCGCTTAATTGAACAACTTGCTGATGCAGGCATGAAGAAAGCAGGGTCGGACCAAGTGACTGATTCAGAGAAGCAAACATTGCTAACGCACCTTAAAAAGGAGCACGGCGATACTTCTGGTGAAACAGAACCGACTCGTTTAACTCTTCAACGCAAAACCCGCAGCACGCTAAGTGTTGCCGCTGGAGGCGGTAAGAGTAAGGATGTTCAAGTTGAGGTACGTAAAAAGCGTACTTACGTGAAGCGCAGCACTATTGAAGATGAAGCGAAACGTGAAGCTGAGGAAGTAGCTAATCGTGAAGCGGAAGAGAAAGCACAACGCGATGCTGAAGAGCAAGCGAAACGTGATGCTGCAGAGAAAGCACAGCGCGAAGCCGAAGCAAAAGTAACACGTGAAGCGGATGCAAAACGTGAAGCTGAAGAGAAGGCTCAACGCGCACAAGCTGAAAAGGCTAAAAAAGACATGAATTCAAAAAATGCAGACGCTAACGCACAAGCGAAAAAAGAAGCGGATGAACTTAAAGCTCGTCAAGAGCAAGAAGCAACTCGTAAAGCCGAAGCTGAAGCAGCTAAGCTTGTTGAAGAAGCTCGTAAGTTAGCAGAAGAGAACCAAGAACGTTGGTCTGAAGAAGAGAAGAAGAAGAAAGAGCAAGAGAAATCTGCGGATTACCATGTGACGACTTCTACTTACGCTCGTGAAGCTGAAGATGCGGCAGACAAAAAAGATGAGAAAGCACCTCGTCGTCGCAAGAAGAAACCAGCTCCAGCAACTCAACCTGGCAATAACCGTGGTGGTCGTAACCAACGTGGTCGTGGCGGTAAAGGTAAGCTTGCTAAACCAACTTCAATGCAGCAAGGCTTCGATAAGTCAGCGACTGTTGCAAAATCTGACGTTGCTATCGGCGAAACTATCGTTGTTTCTGAACTGGCTAGCAAAATGTCAGTTAAAGCAACTGAAGTTATCAAAGTAATGATGAAGATGGGCGCTATGGCGACTATCAACCAAGTGATCGACCAAGAAACAGCACAACTTGTTGCTGAAGAAATGGGTCACAAGGTAATCCTACGTAAAGAAAACGAACTTGAAGAAGCAGTACTAGCTGACCGTGATAGCGATGCTATCGCTGAAGGTCGTGCTCCTGTTGTTACTATCATGGGTCACGTTGACCACGGTAAAACTTCAACACTTGACTACATTCGTAAAGCACACGTTGCTTCTGGCGAAGCTGGCGGTATCACGCAGCACATTGGTGCTTACCACGTAGATACTGACAACGGCATGATCACTTTCCTTGATACTCCTGGACACGCGGCCTTTACTGCTATGCGTGCTCGTGGTGCTCAAGCGACAGATATCGTTGTACTAGTAGTTGCAGCAGATGATGGCGTAATGCCACAAACAATCGAAGCAATCCAGCACGCGAAAGCGGCAGGCGTTCCTCTGATTGTTGCTGTGAACAAGATCGATAAAGAGGGTGCAAACCCAGACAACGTTAAGAATGAGCTAGCTCAATACGACGTTATCCCTGAAGAATGGGGCGGTGAGAACATCTTCGTTCACATCTCTGCAAAACAGGGTACAAACATCGATGGTCTTCTAGAATCTATCCTTCTTCAGTCTGAAGTTCTTGAGCTTACAGCGGTTAAAGAAGGCATGGCATCTGGTGTTGTTGTTGAATCTCGTCTTGATAAAGGTCGCGGTCCAGTTGCAACAGTACTAGTACAGTCTGGTACTCTAAACAAAGGCGATATCGTTCTTTGTGGTCAAGAGTACGGCCGTGTACGTGCAATGCGCGATGAAAACGGTAAAGACATCGAAACTGCTGGTCCATCTATCCCTGTAGAAATTCTAGGTCTTTCTGGCGTTCCTGCTTCAGGTGATGAAGCGACTGTTGTACGTGATGAGCGTAAAGCTCGTGAAGTTGCAAACTACCGTCAAGGTAAATTCCGTGATGTTAAACTAGCTCGCCAACAAAAAGCGAAACTAGAGAACATGTTCGCGAACATGACGGCAGGCGAAGTTGCTGAACTTAACGTTGTACTTAAAGCTGACGTTCAAGGTTCTGTAGAAGCGATTGCTGACTCTCTACTGAAACTGTCAACTGACGAAGTTAAAGTGAACATCGTAGGTTCTGGTGTTGGTGGTATTACTGAAACTGACGCAACGCTTGCTGCAGCTTCTAACGCTATCATTCTTGGTTTCAACGTTCGTGCTGACGCAACTGCGCGTAATACAGTTCAGAACGAAAACCTAGATCTACGTTACTACTCAATCATCTACCAACTGATTGACGAAGTTAAACAGGCAATGGGCGGTATGCTTGCTCCTGAATTCCGTCAAGAAATCATTGGTCTTGCACAAGTTCGTGACGTATTTAAGTCGCCTAAACTTGGTGCAATCGCTGGTTGTATCGTTACTGAAGGTACGATTAAGCGTAGCAACCCAATCCGTGTACTTCGTGAAAACGTTGTTATCTACGAAGGTGAACTAGAGTCACTTCGTCGCTTTAAAGATGACGTTCAAGAAGTTAAGAATGGTTACGAGTGTGGTGTTGGCGTTAAGAACTACAACGACGTTCGCGTTGGTGACCAGATCGAAGTATTCGAAATCGTTGAGGTTAAACGTACTCTAGACTAA
- the nusA gene encoding transcription termination factor NusA: MNKEILAVVEAVSNEKAVPRERIFEALEIALATATKKKSELEIEVRVEIDRKTGNFETFRRWEAVEEVEFPTKEISIEAAKYDDPEIELGGFIEDDIESVTFDRITTQTAKQVIVQKVREAERAQIVEQFIDNEGELVTGAVKKVNRDTVILDLGNNAEAVILRDDQLPRENFRPGDRVRGLLYAVKPEARGFQLFVTRSKPEMLAELFRVEVPEIGEELIELKGAARDAGSRAKIAVKTNDKRIDPVGACVGMRGARVQAVSNDLGGERIDIVLWDDNPAQFVINAMAPADVASIIVDEDTHSMDIAVEADNLAQAIGRSGQNVRLASQLTGWELNVMTVADLEKKHQEEAVASIENFMKYLDIEEDFAQMLVEEGFSTLEEVAYVPVNELLEVDGLDEGIVEELRNRAKDALTTLALAKEETFDGVEPAEDLLALEGLEREMAYKLAAKGVATLEDLADQGVDELEGIEDLTAERAGELIMAARNICWFGDEE; this comes from the coding sequence ATGAACAAAGAAATTTTGGCGGTAGTAGAAGCTGTTTCTAATGAGAAAGCAGTTCCTCGTGAGCGTATTTTTGAAGCGCTTGAAATCGCGCTTGCAACGGCAACAAAAAAGAAAAGCGAACTAGAAATCGAAGTTCGTGTTGAGATTGACCGTAAAACGGGTAATTTCGAAACTTTCCGCCGTTGGGAAGCTGTTGAGGAAGTTGAATTCCCAACAAAAGAAATCTCTATTGAAGCTGCAAAGTACGATGATCCAGAGATCGAACTTGGCGGTTTCATTGAAGATGATATCGAATCAGTAACGTTTGACCGTATTACGACTCAAACAGCTAAGCAAGTTATCGTACAGAAAGTACGTGAAGCTGAACGCGCTCAAATCGTTGAACAGTTTATTGATAACGAAGGCGAGCTAGTCACTGGCGCAGTTAAGAAAGTTAACCGTGACACAGTGATTCTAGATCTAGGTAACAACGCTGAAGCGGTAATCCTTCGTGATGACCAACTTCCTCGTGAAAACTTCCGTCCAGGTGACCGTGTTCGTGGTCTTCTATACGCAGTTAAGCCAGAAGCTCGCGGCTTCCAGCTGTTTGTTACTCGTTCTAAGCCAGAAATGCTAGCTGAACTATTCCGTGTTGAAGTGCCTGAGATTGGTGAAGAGCTAATTGAACTTAAAGGTGCTGCACGTGACGCTGGTTCTCGTGCTAAAATCGCCGTTAAAACAAACGACAAACGTATTGACCCTGTTGGTGCGTGTGTTGGTATGCGTGGCGCACGTGTACAAGCTGTATCTAACGACCTTGGCGGTGAGCGTATCGATATCGTGCTTTGGGATGATAACCCGGCGCAATTCGTTATCAATGCAATGGCTCCTGCTGATGTTGCTTCTATCATCGTTGATGAAGATACGCACTCAATGGACATCGCGGTTGAAGCTGACAACCTAGCGCAAGCTATCGGTCGTAGCGGTCAAAACGTACGTCTAGCGTCTCAACTTACTGGTTGGGAACTGAACGTAATGACTGTTGCTGATCTAGAGAAGAAGCACCAAGAAGAAGCAGTTGCTTCTATTGAAAACTTCATGAAGTACCTAGATATCGAAGAAGACTTTGCTCAAATGCTTGTTGAAGAAGGCTTCTCTACGCTTGAAGAAGTAGCCTACGTTCCTGTGAACGAGCTTCTTGAAGTAGATGGTCTAGATGAAGGTATCGTTGAAGAATTGCGTAACCGCGCGAAAGACGCACTGACAACTCTAGCGCTAGCGAAAGAAGAAACTTTCGATGGTGTTGAGCCAGCTGAAGACCTACTTGCACTTGAAGGTCTTGAGCGTGAAATGGCTTACAAGCTAGCAGCAAAAGGCGTTGCGACATTGGAAGACCTAGCTGACCAAGGCGTTGATGAACTAGAAGGCATCGAAGACCTAACTGCAGAGCGTGCAGGCGAGCTAATTATGGCTGCGCGTAACATCTGTTGGTTCGGCGACGAAGAATAA
- the ftsH gene encoding ATP-dependent zinc metalloprotease FtsH: MAKNLILWLVIAVVLMSVFQSFGPGESNGRAVDYTTFVQEVGQGQIQDAQFNNSEITFTRRGGGSKYVTYMPVYDQKLLDDLINQNVKVQGTPPEEQSLLGTIFISWFPMILLIGVWIFFMRQMQGGGGGKGAMSFGKSKARMMSEEQIKTMFADVAGCDEAKEDVKELVDYLRDPSRFQKLGGKIPTGILLVGPPGTGKTLLAKAIAGEAKVPFFTISGSDFVEMFVGVGASRVRDMFEQAKKAAPCIIFIDEIDAVGRQRGAGVGGGHDEREQTLNQMLVEMDGFEGNEGIIVIAATNRPDVLDPALLRPGRFDRQVVVGLPDVRGREQILKVHMRKVPLSGDVEPSLIARGTPGFSGADLANLVNEAALFAARGNKRNVSMVEFELAKDKIMMGAERRSMVMSEEVKESTAYHEAGHAIVGRLVPEHDPVYKVSIIPRGRALGVTMYLPEQDRVSMSRQHLESMISSLYGGRLAEELIYGKDKVSTGASNDIERATDIARKMVTQWGFSEKLGPLLYAEEEGEVFLGRGMSQAKHVSDDTTRLIDEEIRILIDRNYARAKQILEDNMDLMHSMKDALMKYETIDAGQIDDLMERKTDIREPAGWGDQAKAEPAKEEAKPEAKSEEQAEAEPKAEESTVEEVKSESDDAQNKDS; encoded by the coding sequence ATGGCAAAAAATTTAATTCTGTGGCTTGTTATCGCGGTAGTGTTGATGTCGGTATTCCAGAGCTTCGGCCCTGGGGAAAGTAACGGCAGAGCAGTAGATTACACCACGTTTGTACAGGAAGTTGGCCAAGGCCAGATTCAAGACGCACAGTTCAATAACAGCGAAATTACCTTCACACGTCGTGGCGGTGGTTCTAAGTATGTAACTTACATGCCTGTTTATGATCAAAAGCTACTTGATGACTTAATTAATCAAAACGTAAAAGTTCAGGGTACACCACCTGAAGAGCAGAGCCTGCTTGGCACTATCTTCATTTCATGGTTCCCAATGATCTTACTGATTGGTGTGTGGATTTTCTTCATGCGTCAAATGCAAGGCGGCGGCGGCGGTAAAGGCGCAATGTCTTTTGGTAAGAGCAAAGCTCGAATGATGAGCGAAGAACAAATCAAAACGATGTTTGCTGATGTTGCTGGTTGTGACGAAGCAAAAGAAGACGTGAAAGAGCTTGTGGATTACCTTCGTGACCCAAGTCGCTTCCAAAAGCTTGGTGGTAAGATCCCGACAGGTATCCTGTTGGTCGGTCCTCCTGGTACGGGTAAGACATTGCTTGCAAAAGCGATTGCTGGTGAAGCGAAAGTACCGTTCTTTACTATCTCTGGTTCTGACTTCGTTGAAATGTTTGTTGGTGTTGGTGCATCTCGTGTGCGTGACATGTTCGAACAAGCGAAGAAAGCAGCGCCTTGTATCATCTTTATCGATGAAATCGATGCTGTTGGTCGTCAGCGTGGCGCTGGTGTTGGTGGTGGTCACGATGAGCGTGAGCAAACACTTAACCAAATGCTGGTTGAGATGGATGGTTTCGAAGGTAACGAAGGTATTATCGTTATCGCTGCGACTAACCGTCCAGACGTACTTGACCCAGCATTGCTTCGTCCAGGCCGTTTTGACCGTCAAGTTGTGGTTGGTCTACCAGATGTACGTGGTCGTGAACAGATTCTTAAAGTACACATGCGTAAGGTTCCACTATCAGGCGATGTTGAACCATCTCTGATTGCTCGCGGTACACCCGGTTTCTCAGGTGCAGACCTTGCGAACCTTGTGAACGAAGCGGCTCTATTCGCTGCTCGTGGTAACAAACGCAATGTATCTATGGTTGAGTTTGAACTTGCGAAAGATAAGATCATGATGGGTGCAGAGCGCCGTTCAATGGTTATGTCTGAAGAAGTGAAAGAATCAACGGCTTATCACGAAGCGGGTCACGCGATTGTTGGTCGTTTGGTACCTGAACACGATCCAGTGTACAAAGTATCAATCATCCCTCGTGGTCGTGCACTTGGTGTGACTATGTATCTACCAGAGCAAGATCGCGTAAGCATGTCTCGCCAACATCTAGAGTCAATGATTTCTAGCTTGTACGGTGGTCGTCTTGCTGAAGAACTTATCTACGGTAAAGACAAGGTTTCGACTGGTGCGTCTAACGATATCGAACGTGCAACAGATATTGCTCGTAAGATGGTTACGCAGTGGGGCTTCTCTGAGAAACTAGGTCCTCTTCTTTATGCTGAAGAAGAAGGCGAAGTTTTCCTAGGTCGCGGCATGAGCCAAGCGAAGCATGTTTCTGACGATACAACTCGACTTATCGATGAAGAAATTCGCATTCTTATCGACCGCAATTACGCTCGAGCTAAGCAAATCCTAGAAGATAATATGGATTTGATGCACTCGATGAAAGATGCGCTTATGAAGTACGAAACGATCGATGCGGGTCAGATTGATGACCTCATGGAGCGTAAGACTGACATTCGTGAGCCTGCTGGTTGGGGTGACCAGGCGAAAGCAGAACCTGCAAAGGAAGAAGCTAAACCTGAAGCTAAATCAGAAGAGCAAGCCGAAGCCGAGCCAAAAGCTGAAGAGTCGACAGTTGAAGAAGTTAAATCTGAATCAGATGATGCTCAAAACAAAGATTCTTAA
- the greA gene encoding transcription elongation factor GreA, with product MEKVPMTVRGAQQLRDELDRLLKLRPIISAAIGEARELGDLKENAEYHAAREEQGICEAQIRDIEYKLSLAQIIDVTQMDNTGKIIFGTTVTLIDVDTDEEFRYQIVSEDEADIKTGRISVKSPIARGLIGKMEGDEVLISTPGGDKDFEIDKVEYI from the coding sequence ATGGAAAAGGTTCCAATGACAGTACGTGGCGCTCAGCAGCTACGTGACGAATTAGATCGCCTACTTAAGCTACGTCCTATTATTTCAGCAGCTATTGGTGAAGCTCGTGAACTCGGTGACTTGAAAGAGAATGCTGAATACCACGCCGCTCGTGAAGAGCAGGGTATCTGTGAAGCTCAAATTCGAGATATCGAATACAAGCTATCACTGGCTCAGATCATCGATGTAACGCAGATGGATAACACAGGCAAGATTATCTTTGGCACGACAGTGACTTTGATTGACGTAGATACGGATGAAGAATTCCGCTACCAAATCGTTTCTGAAGATGAAGCCGATATCAAAACGGGTCGCATTTCTGTGAAATCCCCAATTGCACGTGGTCTTATCGGTAAGATGGAAGGTGATGAAGTACTGATCTCTACTCCTGGTGGTGACAAGGACTTCGAAATCGACAAAGTAGAATACATCTAA
- the folP gene encoding dihydropteroate synthase: MILKAHNKTLVLDRPHVMGILNVTPDSFSDGGKFNSLDNALLQAERMIQAGVSIIDIGGESTRPGAPEVSLEEELARVIPAIKAIRAKFDVWISIDTSKAEVMRQAVDAGADLINDVRALQEPGALEVAAEANVPICLMHMKGQPRTMQANPSYEDVLTDVEAFLQERVEACEAAGISKEQLILDPGFGFGKTIEHNYHLLAHLEKFHTLGLPVLAGMSRKSMIFKLLDKVPADCMVASVTCATIAAMKGAQIIRVHDVEDTLEAMKIIEVMNNNH; the protein is encoded by the coding sequence ATGATATTAAAAGCACACAATAAAACGCTCGTTTTAGACCGCCCACATGTGATGGGTATCCTCAATGTTACGCCTGACTCTTTCTCTGATGGCGGAAAATTCAATTCATTAGATAATGCTTTACTGCAAGCAGAGCGAATGATTCAGGCTGGCGTTAGCATTATTGATATTGGTGGTGAGTCGACTCGTCCGGGTGCTCCAGAGGTGTCCTTAGAGGAAGAGTTAGCTCGAGTTATCCCTGCGATTAAAGCGATTCGCGCCAAGTTTGACGTTTGGATCTCGATTGATACCAGCAAAGCTGAGGTGATGCGCCAAGCTGTTGATGCAGGGGCTGATTTGATCAATGATGTGCGCGCACTGCAAGAGCCCGGAGCTCTAGAAGTGGCCGCAGAGGCTAATGTACCTATTTGCTTGATGCACATGAAAGGTCAGCCAAGAACTATGCAAGCCAATCCAAGCTACGAAGATGTTCTAACAGATGTCGAAGCCTTTTTACAAGAAAGGGTCGAAGCTTGTGAGGCGGCCGGTATCTCAAAAGAGCAGCTGATTCTTGACCCTGGTTTTGGTTTTGGTAAAACCATCGAACACAATTACCATTTATTAGCGCACCTTGAAAAGTTTCATACGCTTGGTCTACCTGTCTTAGCGGGAATGTCGAGAAAGTCGATGATCTTTAAGCTACTAGACAAAGTCCCAGCTGACTGCATGGTCGCTAGCGTTACTTGCGCCACCATTGCTGCGATGAAAGGTGCTCAAATTATTCGCGTTCACGATGTAGAAGATACATTGGAAGCGATGAAGATAATCGAAGTGATGAATAACAATCACTAA
- the rimP gene encoding ribosome maturation factor RimP: MTGLERQLTEMLDAPVAASGYELVGLEFIRAGEHSTLRIYIDSPNGINVDDCSEVSHQVSAVMDVEDPISVAYNLEVSSPGLERPLFKAEHYQQFIGHEVSIVLKMAVGNRRKWKGDIQSIEGETVKVLVEGQEEEFVLSNIAKANLIPKF; this comes from the coding sequence ATGACTGGTTTAGAAAGACAACTTACTGAAATGCTTGACGCTCCAGTAGCAGCATCAGGTTATGAGTTAGTTGGATTAGAATTTATTCGTGCTGGTGAGCACTCAACGCTACGCATTTACATCGATTCACCAAATGGTATCAATGTAGATGATTGCTCTGAAGTTAGTCACCAAGTAAGTGCCGTAATGGACGTTGAAGATCCAATTTCAGTGGCTTATAACCTTGAAGTGTCTTCACCAGGTTTAGAGAGACCACTGTTCAAAGCTGAGCATTACCAACAATTTATTGGTCACGAGGTAAGCATCGTTTTGAAAATGGCTGTCGGCAACCGTCGTAAATGGAAAGGTGATATCCAATCTATCGAAGGCGAGACAGTGAAAGTATTGGTTGAAGGACAAGAAGAAGAATTCGTCCTGAGCAATATTGCGAAAGCTAACCTGATCCCTAAATTTTAG
- the yhbY gene encoding ribosome assembly RNA-binding protein YhbY, protein MNLSTKQKQHLKGLAHSLKPVVLMGANGLTEAVLAEIELALDHHELIKIKVASEDRETKQLIIDAIVRESKAEKVQTIGKVLVLFRQSEARKIEIPRK, encoded by the coding sequence ATGAACCTAAGTACCAAACAAAAGCAGCATCTAAAGGGCCTAGCTCACAGTTTAAAACCTGTTGTGCTAATGGGCGCAAATGGACTTACTGAAGCTGTTCTAGCGGAAATCGAATTAGCTCTAGACCACCACGAACTGATCAAGATTAAAGTTGCATCAGAAGACCGTGAGACTAAGCAACTGATTATCGATGCAATTGTACGTGAATCTAAAGCTGAGAAAGTACAGACTATCGGTAAAGTTCTAGTACTGTTCCGTCAGTCAGAAGCACGTAAAATCGAGATTCCACGCAAGTAA